The following are encoded in a window of Castanea sativa cultivar Marrone di Chiusa Pesio chromosome 5, ASM4071231v1 genomic DNA:
- the LOC142637477 gene encoding putative lipid-binding protein AIR1B isoform X2 translates to MAPKAIATMAFLLSLNLLFFTMVTSTNGTLKLGVCANLLNDLVHLVVGTPPKSPCCSLIRGLVDLEAAVCLCTAIKANVLGINLNVPLSLSLLLNYCGKNVPKGFQCA, encoded by the exons ATGGCTCCGAAGGCTATTGCAACCATGGCTTTTCTACTCTCTCTCAACCTTCTCTTTTTCACAATGGTCACTTCAACTAAT GGCACCCTTAAGCTAGGGGTGTGTGCTAACTTGTTGAATGACTTGGTGCACCTTGTTGTGGGAACCCCACCAAAGTCCCCTTGCTGCAGCCTCATCCGTGGTCTTGTTGATCTTGAGGCAGCTGTTTGTCTTTGCACTGCTATCAAGGCCAATGTTCTAGGCATCAATCTTAATGTTCCCCTCTCATTGAGCTTGCTATTGAATTATTGTGGAAAGAATGTACCAAAAGGCTTCCAATGTGCCTAA
- the LOC142637477 gene encoding putative lipid-binding protein AIR1 isoform X1, producing MAPKAIATMAFLLSLNLLFFTMVTSTTSTCPKGTLKLGVCANLLNDLVHLVVGTPPKSPCCSLIRGLVDLEAAVCLCTAIKANVLGINLNVPLSLSLLLNYCGKNVPKGFQCA from the exons ATGGCTCCGAAGGCTATTGCAACCATGGCTTTTCTACTCTCTCTCAACCTTCTCTTTTTCACAATGGTCACTTCAACTA CATCCACTTGCCCCAAGGGCACCCTTAAGCTAGGGGTGTGTGCTAACTTGTTGAATGACTTGGTGCACCTTGTTGTGGGAACCCCACCAAAGTCCCCTTGCTGCAGCCTCATCCGTGGTCTTGTTGATCTTGAGGCAGCTGTTTGTCTTTGCACTGCTATCAAGGCCAATGTTCTAGGCATCAATCTTAATGTTCCCCTCTCATTGAGCTTGCTATTGAATTATTGTGGAAAGAATGTACCAAAAGGCTTCCAATGTGCCTAA